One stretch of Chitinophaga pendula DNA includes these proteins:
- a CDS encoding helix-turn-helix domain-containing protein: protein MELSIVQAVRLHHILQEAEKSILEETGLQVAVEVKRTYTSLSIAAIAAQVCLQLNIPMQLLLSGSRQCEVKEARHLIMYLCRKYIKGITPGAIGRQLGRDRTTVLHAWSVIEDRIYCRDEQVLRKLALAETEIADMIHPVGQG from the coding sequence ATGGAATTATCAATTGTACAAGCAGTACGCCTGCACCACATCTTGCAGGAAGCCGAGAAGAGCATACTGGAAGAAACGGGACTGCAGGTAGCTGTTGAAGTGAAACGAACCTACACCAGCCTGAGCATCGCAGCAATTGCCGCACAGGTCTGTCTGCAGCTAAATATCCCCATGCAGCTGCTACTGTCCGGTTCCAGGCAATGTGAAGTAAAAGAAGCCAGGCACCTCATCATGTATCTGTGCCGTAAATACATTAAAGGAATCACCCCCGGTGCCATCGGGCGCCAACTCGGAAGAGACCGCACCACCGTACTGCACGCCTGGTCCGTAATAGAAGATCGTATCTACTGCCGCGACGAACAGGTACTCAGAAAATTGGCACTCGCTGAAACAGAAATAGCAGACATGATACATCCCGTCGGTCAAGGCTGA
- a CDS encoding ArsR/SmtB family transcription factor, with the protein MNTLRRDVFQAIADPTRREIIHLLAERPLNLNAVAENFDISRPAISKHIKILTQCGLITIRQQGRERVCQANLAQLKQVSDWASQYKTFWTQKLDALENFLTKEQKQKKKP; encoded by the coding sequence ATGAACACATTAAGAAGAGACGTTTTCCAGGCCATCGCCGACCCAACAAGACGGGAAATCATTCACCTCCTCGCCGAAAGACCCCTCAACCTCAACGCCGTAGCAGAAAACTTCGATATCAGCCGACCCGCCATATCCAAACATATTAAAATACTCACCCAATGCGGCCTCATTACCATCCGCCAGCAAGGTCGCGAACGCGTCTGCCAGGCCAACCTCGCCCAACTAAAACAAGTGTCCGACTGGGCCAGCCAATACAAAACATTCTGGACCCAAAAACTCGATGCACTCGAAAACTTCCTGACCAAAGAGCAGAAACAGAAAAAGAAACCCTGA
- a CDS encoding YheT family hydrolase codes for MKNRHLLTIYPSLFRKIKAAGYTRERMTTSDGDFVDLDFSRVGADRIVIILHGLEGNASRKYVLGMVNVFNRGHYDTVSMNFRGCSGEPNMLLRFYHSGDTADLHQVVQYIAAAGKYKAIHIVGFSLGGNVTLKYIGEQSHNIHPMVKSAVAISVPCDLKDSSIQLEKPHNVIYMKRFIRDLGQKLLLKQHRFPGQISLDGYNTVKTFRQFDDRYTAPLHGFPDAEEYWRLSSAKPHLAQIRIPTLLINALDDPFLGPGSFPYEIARQNPHLFLETPHYGGHVGFVNFRDTDYWSEKRAFRFIQEQQ; via the coding sequence ATGAAAAACCGCCACCTGCTTACCATATATCCTTCTCTCTTCCGGAAGATCAAAGCGGCTGGATATACCCGCGAACGCATGACCACCAGCGACGGCGATTTCGTCGATCTCGATTTCAGCAGGGTAGGAGCCGACCGCATCGTCATCATCCTCCACGGCCTCGAAGGTAACGCCAGTAGAAAATATGTATTGGGTATGGTCAACGTCTTCAACCGCGGCCACTACGATACCGTCTCCATGAATTTCCGCGGCTGCAGCGGCGAACCCAATATGCTCCTGCGTTTCTACCATAGCGGCGACACAGCCGATCTCCACCAGGTCGTGCAATACATCGCCGCCGCCGGCAAATACAAGGCAATCCACATCGTCGGATTCTCCCTGGGGGGAAACGTAACATTGAAATATATAGGAGAACAAAGCCATAACATCCACCCAATGGTGAAGTCCGCTGTCGCAATCTCCGTACCCTGCGACCTGAAAGATAGTTCCATACAACTGGAAAAACCACACAATGTCATCTACATGAAACGGTTCATCCGCGACCTCGGACAAAAACTCCTCCTCAAACAACATCGTTTCCCGGGGCAGATTTCCCTGGATGGATACAATACCGTCAAAACCTTCCGCCAGTTCGACGATCGCTACACCGCACCCCTGCACGGATTCCCCGATGCAGAAGAATATTGGCGGCTGTCCAGCGCTAAACCACACCTGGCACAGATACGCATCCCAACCCTACTCATCAATGCCCTCGACGATCCCTTCCTCGGTCCCGGCTCTTTCCCCTACGAAATAGCCCGCCAAAATCCCCACCTCTTCCTCGAAACACCCCATTACGGCGGACATGTAGGATTCGTCAACTTCCGCGACACCGACTATTGGTCAGAAAAACGCGCTTTCCGCTTTATTCAGGAACAACAATAA
- a CDS encoding biliverdin-producing heme oxygenase — MSFLLHAGTAQKGLKKRLIHLVLTEYSFSDHIKEFTKKEHQELEKELVIQIKSIRNIDEYIQLLGLFYHYYTPIEQLLEKWLANDERIPDYAQRRKSAAILNDINACGYTLPVIGHSPPIPAIDSFAAAIGAAYVMEGSTLGGTIIAKMISTQLDIPATKGFSFFNGYGDATRAMWERFRAYLNALATTTEQENAAATARNTFVNFKIWANSYGPVFKI, encoded by the coding sequence TTGAGTTTTTTACTGCATGCAGGTACTGCCCAAAAGGGGCTGAAGAAGCGACTAATACACCTCGTTTTGACAGAATATAGCTTTTCAGACCATATAAAGGAATTCACCAAAAAAGAGCACCAGGAACTGGAAAAAGAACTGGTCATACAGATTAAAAGTATTCGGAATATCGATGAATACATCCAGCTACTAGGCCTGTTCTATCATTACTACACACCCATAGAACAACTGCTGGAAAAATGGCTGGCCAACGACGAGCGGATACCCGACTATGCCCAACGCCGCAAATCCGCCGCCATACTCAACGATATCAACGCCTGCGGATACACCCTGCCGGTAATAGGCCACTCACCACCCATCCCCGCCATCGATAGCTTCGCTGCGGCCATCGGCGCAGCATACGTCATGGAAGGCTCTACATTGGGAGGTACGATTATTGCAAAGATGATCAGCACACAACTGGATATACCAGCAACAAAAGGCTTCTCCTTCTTCAACGGTTATGGCGACGCCACCAGGGCCATGTGGGAACGCTTCCGCGCTTACCTCAACGCGCTGGCCACCACTACAGAACAGGAAAACGCTGCTGCAACAGCCAGAAACACTTTTGTTAACTTTAAGATTTGGGCTAACTCATATGGACCAGTTTTCAAAATATGA
- a CDS encoding GAF domain-containing protein has translation MDQFSKYDSAFCGNIPIHIINTVQEYGALVVLDRPALHIRQVSENVSSIFGKDVKELINKSLQELIRPEDNDLLISIIDKNDSEEQILIWQLNNNRHYVNIHVKENMVLAEINLQPLKAGQQDTFTSQYQDIRSSIAAIEKAEDLSAACEIAARELKRISGFDKVMIYAFDKDWNGNVLAEAMEPDMESYIGFTFPASDIPKPARDLYLRNAYRFIPDREFKPMKLYPVINPISGSFLDMSTCNVRAVAAVHIEYLKNMHVMASMSVRIIRDNALWGLIACHHKTARQVDQQLCAVLELLSSVISSKISSLEHGAYHNVNTRLKSVYTELMESIYQGGRLEDSLLADGAGVRTLLGASGVAITYRKKLITAGEMPDKQTIEDLILWLHLKQLRKVFSTDALPSVFDLDEKFREIASGLLVIPIHSAQDEYIIVFRPEYIRTTNWGGNPEERIRFEENQQIYHPRHSFKLWQEQVRGYSKPWLQDEILIAENLRSFIFELLSPDR, from the coding sequence ATGGACCAGTTTTCAAAATATGACTCCGCTTTCTGCGGTAACATCCCCATCCATATCATCAACACCGTGCAGGAATATGGCGCACTAGTAGTATTGGATAGGCCCGCATTACATATCCGGCAAGTCAGCGAAAACGTCAGTAGTATTTTTGGGAAAGATGTTAAGGAGTTGATAAATAAATCATTACAGGAGTTAATCCGCCCGGAAGATAATGACCTGCTTATCAGCATCATAGACAAAAATGACAGCGAAGAACAGATCCTCATCTGGCAACTCAATAACAACCGCCACTACGTCAACATCCACGTAAAAGAAAATATGGTGCTGGCAGAGATCAACCTGCAACCGCTTAAAGCAGGCCAACAGGACACATTCACCAGCCAGTACCAGGATATAAGATCCTCCATCGCAGCCATCGAAAAGGCAGAAGACCTCTCCGCCGCCTGCGAGATAGCCGCCCGCGAACTCAAACGCATCAGCGGATTCGATAAAGTAATGATCTATGCTTTCGATAAAGACTGGAACGGAAACGTCCTCGCCGAAGCCATGGAACCCGATATGGAATCATATATCGGTTTCACATTCCCCGCGTCCGATATCCCCAAACCAGCCAGAGACCTCTATCTCCGGAACGCATACCGATTCATCCCCGACAGGGAGTTCAAACCCATGAAACTATACCCTGTCATCAATCCCATCTCAGGATCCTTCCTCGATATGTCCACCTGCAACGTCAGAGCCGTCGCAGCCGTCCATATCGAATACCTGAAAAACATGCACGTCATGGCCAGCATGTCCGTACGCATCATCCGCGATAACGCCCTCTGGGGGCTCATCGCCTGCCACCATAAAACAGCCCGCCAGGTCGATCAGCAACTGTGCGCAGTCCTGGAACTCCTGTCCTCTGTAATATCTTCCAAGATCAGCTCGCTCGAACATGGCGCCTATCACAATGTCAACACTCGGCTGAAATCAGTATATACCGAACTCATGGAAAGCATCTACCAGGGCGGACGCCTCGAAGATAGCCTCCTGGCCGATGGCGCCGGCGTCAGAACACTACTCGGTGCCTCCGGCGTCGCCATCACCTATCGCAAAAAATTAATCACCGCCGGCGAAATGCCCGACAAACAAACCATCGAAGACCTCATCCTCTGGCTACACCTCAAACAATTACGGAAAGTATTCTCCACCGATGCACTACCTTCCGTTTTCGACCTGGACGAAAAATTCAGAGAAATAGCCAGCGGACTACTTGTCATACCCATACACAGCGCCCAGGATGAATATATCATCGTTTTCCGGCCCGAATATATCCGCACCACCAACTGGGGAGGAAACCCCGAAGAAAGGATACGGTTCGAAGAAAACCAACAAATATACCATCCCAGACACTCATTCAAACTATGGCAGGAACAGGTAAGAGGATACTCCAAACCCTGGCTGCAAGACGAAATATTGATCGCAGAAAATTTACGCAGCTTTATCTTCGAACTATTGTCACCCGATAGATAG